TCAGGCCGAAGCGCCCGAACCGACCCGACGGGCCCTTCTCGACCACCGCGTGGCGGTGCTTCCACATCGCCTGCATCGTGCCGTAGCTCCAGCGGTACCGCTGCTTCCACAGCTGCTGGATCGTCGAGGGCGCCTCGGTCCAGGCGCGCGCCTTCTCCTCGTAGACGACCTTCCAGCCGGCGCGGCCCATCGCGATCGTGAGGTCGGTGTCCTCGGCCAGCGTCTCGTGCGAGACCCCGCCGACGTCATTGAGCGCCTCGCGGCGGAACGCGCCGATCGCACCCGGGATCGTCGGCATGCACTGGAGGATGTCGTACATCCGCCGGTCGAGGTTGAAGCCGATCACGTACTCGATGTGCTGCCAGCGCGCGACGATGCTCTGCCGGTTACCGACCTTCACGTTGCCCGCGACGCCGCCGACCCGCGGGTCGGCGAACGGCTGCACGAGCTCGTACACCGAGTCGGGCTCGAAGATCGTGTCGCCGTCGACCATGACGATGATGTCGGCGCGCGCCCACGCGGTGCCGATGTTCAGCGCTGCGGGTTTACCGCCGTTGGGTACTCGGACCACACGGACGTTCGCGAAGCCGAGGCTCTCGGCGATCTCCGCGGTGTTGTCGCTGGAGCCGTCGTCGACCACGATCACTTCGACCATCGGATAGTTGCTGGTCGCCAGCGATCTGACAGCGGCTGCGATGCCTTCCTTCTCGTTGTAGGCAGGCACCACGACCGAGACCGGTTCGAGGACCTCCGGCCCCCAGCGGAAGTTCTTCGACCTTCGTTTGCGGGCGTGGACCGTGGCCAGCACGAGCATCAGCACCAGGCGGGCCAGCGTCAGCACTCCGACGACCGTCAGCAGCGCCACCAGGCCCTTGACGAACCAGCCGGACGCCTGGACGACCCAGATCATGGCCTTGCCTCGCCAGATCTCCCCGGACGTCGCCGGCTGCATCGCGTTGAACGTGTTGCCGCCGGTCTTGTTCCAGTCCGGCGACAGCTTCAGGCCCTCGCCGACCGTGACGAACGTGTACCCCTCGTTCTTGAACCGGGGCAGCATGATTTCCATCGCCTCGAGCGTCTGCCGACGATCGCCACCGGCGTCGTGGAACAGCGAGACGGCGCCCTGCCCCTTCTTGGGGTAGGCGTTCTCGACGATCTTCTCGGCGCCGGGCTTCTCCCAGTCGAAGCTGTCGGTGTCGTTGACGACGTTGAGGTAGCCGAGCTTCCCGGCCTCCACGACGATCGGCCAGTAGATGTTGTCGATCGCGCCCGGCTGCGAGGAGTACGGGAAGCGCAGGAGCGACGTCGTGACGCCGGCGGCGCCGACGATCGCCATCTGCGTCTGCGAGTACTGGAGCTTGCGCTCCCACTCGCTCATCTCGGACATCTCGGGGTGGGTGAAGCTGTGGATGCCGACCTCGTGGCCTTCCTCGACCATCCGCTCGACGAGGTCGGGATGCTCGGTGACGGCGGAGCCCACGACGAAGAACGTCGCCTTGACGTCGTACTTGGCAAGCAGATCGAGGACCTTCGGCGTCCACTTGGGATCCGGTCCGTCGTCGAAGGTCAGCGCGATGTGCTTGGCCGGCAACGAGTAGTCGTACGGCTTGTCGTGCGTGGTGTCGATGATCGGGCCGCCGGTGAGGATGTCCTCCGGGACCTCGTCGTTCGCACCCGAGTTGTGGATGTTCTTCGGCGTGGCCACCTGCGCCTGGACGTACGCCTGCACCATCAGGACCGCGACCAGCACGAGCAGCAGGAACCCGACGAACAGGAAGCGCGGGCGCGGCGGGACCTTGCGGGCCTCGCCGCCGTCACCGCCACCGCCGCCGGGCGGCAGGTTGGCGGGTCCGCCGCCTTCACCGAACGTCGGTGGGTTCACCGGCGGACGCTGTTGCGGGAACTGCGGCACCTGCTGCGGAGACGGGGCCGCAGCCGGGTTGGCCGGCTGCGGGTAGCGCTGCTGCGGGTACTGCGGCTGGGGGTACTGGGTCGGCTGCGGGACGCGCCCGTATTGCCCAGGCTGCATCTCGGTCAGCTCTCCGTGGAGGACTCAGGGGTCGCGGTGATGGGGGCGGCGGTCGTCGGCGCTGACGTGGTCGCCGGTGGGTCGGCCGGAGCGCTGGTCTGCGACCCGCCGCCACCGGTGCCACCGCCGGTGCCCGTCGTCGGGGCAGCGGTGGTGGCTGCCGGGGTGGTCGCGGCAGGCGTCGTCGGTGCCGGGGTGGTCGCGGCGGGCGTCGTCGGTGCCGGGGTGGTCGGCGCGGGCGTCGTCTTGCTCGGCGTCGGCACCACGGTGGTCTTGGTCGGCGCGGGCACCACCGGCGGCTTCGCCGTGGTGGCACTCGGCTTCGGCGTCGGGGCCCCCGGCTTCGGGGTGCCGCTCGTCGAGCCGGGCTTGGGTGTGGCCGTGCTGCCGATCCGGAAGCCGCGCTCGTTGCTGTCGCCACGGGCGATCTGCTCGTCGCTCACCGCGGACATCGAACTCTCGGGCTCGGGGTTCGCGAGCGGGGCGGCGGTCGGCATGCCGGGAACGGGAAGAAGTGCGTTGGGGGCGATCGGCCCGCCTGCGAAGCTCAGTCCGAGCATGGCCGCGTACGCGACGCCGAGGCCACCAGCGACGAAGCCGAGGGTCCGAAACCGCCGCTTGCGCTTACCGGTCGAGTCCACGAAAACCGGAGCGACGACGATGTCTTCAGGTAAGACCTCGACCTGCACCGTATCGGAATTCAGCCCTGATTCCACGTGTGCACCTTAAGCGATATCTCAAAGACGTCAACGAAACCGACAAGAAAGACTTCCGCCCCAGT
This Cryptosporangium aurantiacum DNA region includes the following protein-coding sequences:
- a CDS encoding bifunctional polysaccharide deacetylase/glycosyltransferase family 2 protein, which produces MQPGQYGRVPQPTQYPQPQYPQQRYPQPANPAAAPSPQQVPQFPQQRPPVNPPTFGEGGGPANLPPGGGGGDGGEARKVPPRPRFLFVGFLLLVLVAVLMVQAYVQAQVATPKNIHNSGANDEVPEDILTGGPIIDTTHDKPYDYSLPAKHIALTFDDGPDPKWTPKVLDLLAKYDVKATFFVVGSAVTEHPDLVERMVEEGHEVGIHSFTHPEMSEMSEWERKLQYSQTQMAIVGAAGVTTSLLRFPYSSQPGAIDNIYWPIVVEAGKLGYLNVVNDTDSFDWEKPGAEKIVENAYPKKGQGAVSLFHDAGGDRRQTLEAMEIMLPRFKNEGYTFVTVGEGLKLSPDWNKTGGNTFNAMQPATSGEIWRGKAMIWVVQASGWFVKGLVALLTVVGVLTLARLVLMLVLATVHARKRRSKNFRWGPEVLEPVSVVVPAYNEKEGIAAAVRSLATSNYPMVEVIVVDDGSSDNTAEIAESLGFANVRVVRVPNGGKPAALNIGTAWARADIIVMVDGDTIFEPDSVYELVQPFADPRVGGVAGNVKVGNRQSIVARWQHIEYVIGFNLDRRMYDILQCMPTIPGAIGAFRREALNDVGGVSHETLAEDTDLTIAMGRAGWKVVYEEKARAWTEAPSTIQQLWKQRYRWSYGTMQAMWKHRHAVVEKGPSGRFGRFGLIFLGIFQVGLPLFAPLIDVFALYGLVAYDAALSAAAWIGMLALQFFLAVFAFKLDKEKLGPLWSLPAQQFVYRQLMYAVMIQSVVTALTGARLRWHKLHRTGLTAPGQPN